The following proteins are encoded in a genomic region of Bacteroidota bacterium:
- a CDS encoding aminotransferase class I/II-fold pyridoxal phosphate-dependent enzyme — protein MDLFEKIRANRGPIGQHAKESHGYFTFPKLEGEIGPHMVFRGKKRLNWSLNNYLGLANHPEVRKADADAAAQYGFALPMGARMMSGNSNQHEQLEAELSAFVEKEDTILCNFGYQAMVSAIDCLVDRHDVIVYDAESHACILDGVRLHMGKRYVFAHNDIESCEKQLQRATKLVENTGGAILVITEGVFGMSGNQGKLKEIVALKKKYKFRLFVDDAHGIGTMGATGGGTGQAQGCQDGIDIYFGTFAKSFALIGGFISSDEQVVEYLRYNMRSQIFAKALPMPLVVGALKRIELMRTQPQLKDKLWEITNALQSGLKAAGFNIGTTNSPVTPVYMNGSIPESTNLILDLRENYDIFCSMVVYPVVPKGVIILRLIPTAVHTLEDVKYTIDAFSKIYHKLTSGQYMSEKIAAI, from the coding sequence GTGGATTTATTTGAAAAAATTAGAGCAAACCGCGGACCTATTGGTCAACACGCCAAAGAATCGCATGGCTATTTTACCTTTCCTAAATTAGAAGGTGAAATTGGACCTCACATGGTTTTTAGAGGCAAGAAAAGATTGAACTGGAGTTTGAATAATTACCTTGGTTTAGCCAACCATCCCGAAGTGCGAAAGGCTGATGCTGATGCTGCTGCTCAGTATGGTTTTGCCTTACCAATGGGTGCCCGCATGATGAGTGGAAATTCAAATCAACACGAACAACTCGAAGCCGAATTATCAGCTTTTGTAGAAAAAGAAGATACCATACTTTGTAATTTTGGGTATCAGGCAATGGTTTCAGCAATCGACTGCCTGGTTGATCGCCACGATGTTATTGTTTACGATGCTGAAAGTCATGCTTGTATTTTAGACGGTGTTCGCCTACACATGGGCAAACGCTATGTATTTGCACACAACGATATTGAAAGCTGTGAAAAACAATTGCAACGTGCTACCAAACTCGTTGAGAATACAGGAGGTGCAATTTTAGTAATTACCGAAGGTGTATTTGGAATGAGCGGAAATCAAGGTAAACTAAAAGAAATAGTAGCCCTGAAGAAAAAATATAAATTCCGTTTGTTCGTGGATGATGCGCACGGAATAGGTACCATGGGAGCTACAGGTGGTGGAACCGGACAAGCACAAGGTTGCCAAGATGGTATTGATATTTATTTTGGAACGTTTGCTAAATCATTTGCCTTAATCGGTGGATTTATTTCGAGTGATGAACAAGTGGTTGAATACTTGCGTTACAACATGCGTTCTCAAATTTTTGCTAAAGCATTACCAATGCCTTTGGTTGTAGGAGCCCTAAAGCGTATTGAATTAATGCGCACTCAGCCACAATTAAAAGATAAGCTGTGGGAAATTACCAATGCCTTGCAAAGCGGTTTAAAAGCTGCCGGTTTTAACATAGGTACAACCAATTCACCGGTAACTCCGGTTTACATGAATGGTAGCATTCCTGAATCAACCAATTTGATTTTAGACTTACGCGAAAATTACGACATCTTTTGTTCCATGGTTGTGTATCCGGTGGTTCCTAAAGGTGTAATTATTTTACGCCTCATTCCTACTGCAGTGCATACTCTTGAAGATGTAAAATACACCATAGATGCATTCAGCAAAATTTATCATAAACTTACTTCTGGTCAGTATATGAGTGAAAAAATTGCGGCTATTTAA
- a CDS encoding TIGR02757 family protein, whose amino-acid sequence MNSKILSFAETRDLLEESFLLYNQPSFIVSDPISIPHLFSKKQDIEIAGFLAATIAWGNRSSILTNAKRIMQLMNNTPHEFVLNFTETQASYSNLKNFVHRTFNGEDLIYFILALQHIYRENKDMESLFVKGYNKKDSDLKQAIAHFRNTFFELEHPKRTQKHVADTAKNSAAKRINMFLRWMVRKDTKGVDFGLWNKIPAAVLSCPLDVHSGTIARKLQLLKRTQNDWKACAELTANLKLFDASDPVKYDFALFGLGVNKGLQ is encoded by the coding sequence ATGAACTCTAAAATACTTTCCTTTGCCGAAACCCGCGATTTACTTGAGGAAAGTTTTTTGTTGTACAATCAGCCTTCCTTTATTGTGAGCGATCCAATTTCTATTCCACACCTTTTTAGTAAAAAACAAGACATAGAAATAGCCGGTTTTTTAGCTGCTACTATTGCTTGGGGAAATCGCAGCAGTATACTCACAAATGCAAAGCGAATAATGCAGCTGATGAACAATACACCGCATGAATTTGTATTAAATTTTACTGAAACACAAGCCTCCTATTCCAACTTAAAAAACTTTGTACACCGCACGTTTAATGGTGAAGATTTGATTTATTTCATCTTAGCCCTACAACATATTTACCGAGAAAATAAGGATATGGAAAGTTTGTTTGTTAAAGGCTACAATAAAAAGGACAGTGATTTAAAACAAGCCATTGCTCATTTTAGAAACACTTTTTTTGAATTGGAACATCCCAAGCGTACACAAAAACATGTTGCCGACACGGCGAAAAATTCAGCTGCCAAACGCATTAATATGTTTTTGCGTTGGATGGTTCGAAAAGACACAAAAGGTGTTGATTTTGGCTTGTGGAATAAAATTCCTGCAGCTGTACTTTCCTGCCCTTTAGATGTACACTCGGGTACTATTGCTCGCAAATTACAACTCTTGAAGCGTACTCAAAACGACTGGAAAGCATGCGCTGAATTAACTGCTAACTTAAAGTTGTTTGATGCTTCCGATCCGGTTAAATACGATTTTGCTTTGTTTGGATTAGGGGTGAATAAAGGCTTGCAATAA
- a CDS encoding M20/M25/M40 family metallo-hydrolase has product MKKISFLICCLLSIQHLFAGQEDSLMIRRIFSEALTKGESYQNLQVLCSSIGGRLSGSENAAKAVEYISTVMKRLNADSVYKQACMVPHWVRGDAAEATILAKDKAVSLPVCALGGSIGTGAKGLTAQVIEVHSFDELKKLGKEKLKGKIVFYNRPMDPTLINTMHAYGGAARQRYSGAMEAAPYGAIAVVVRSLSLSKQDFPHTGAMGYADTIVKIPGCAISTNAADLLSESLKKNPELSFYLRLNCESLPEVQSYNVVAELKGQSEPEKIIVFGGHLDSWDTGQGAHDDGAGVVQSIEVIRILKALNYVPKNTIRAVAFMNEENGRRGGLKYLELAQKNKEQHIAALESDEGGFAPLGFSMDASTEVRNRVKSWRPLLEPYGIYNFNESGSGSDIDPLVDTGVPGFSLLPESQRYFDYHHSPEDSFDKVNKRELELGAAAMAAFIYLIDQKGLK; this is encoded by the coding sequence ATGAAAAAAATTTCCTTCCTAATTTGTTGCTTGCTATCGATACAACATTTGTTTGCAGGGCAAGAAGATTCATTAATGATTCGCCGAATATTTTCGGAAGCATTAACCAAAGGAGAGTCCTATCAAAACCTCCAAGTACTTTGCTCAAGTATTGGCGGAAGGCTATCCGGATCTGAAAATGCAGCGAAAGCTGTTGAATATATATCCACTGTGATGAAGCGATTAAATGCAGATTCAGTATACAAACAAGCGTGTATGGTGCCACATTGGGTGCGAGGTGATGCTGCCGAAGCAACAATTCTTGCTAAAGACAAGGCTGTTTCACTTCCTGTTTGTGCTTTGGGAGGAAGTATAGGAACTGGTGCAAAAGGATTAACTGCACAAGTTATAGAAGTGCATTCGTTTGATGAATTGAAGAAGTTGGGAAAAGAAAAGCTCAAAGGAAAAATTGTGTTTTACAATCGCCCCATGGATCCAACTTTAATTAATACCATGCATGCATATGGCGGAGCCGCTAGGCAACGCTATTCGGGAGCTATGGAAGCTGCGCCATATGGTGCAATTGCAGTTGTTGTTCGTTCCTTGTCGCTCAGCAAACAGGATTTTCCACATACAGGTGCTATGGGTTATGCCGATACCATTGTGAAAATACCGGGATGTGCGATAAGCACGAATGCTGCTGATTTATTAAGTGAGTCATTGAAAAAAAATCCGGAGCTTAGTTTTTATTTGAGACTCAATTGTGAAAGCCTTCCGGAAGTTCAATCCTATAATGTGGTTGCAGAATTAAAAGGACAATCGGAACCTGAAAAAATAATAGTGTTCGGCGGACACCTTGATTCATGGGATACCGGACAAGGTGCGCACGATGATGGAGCAGGTGTAGTGCAATCCATTGAAGTTATACGCATCTTAAAAGCGCTCAACTATGTTCCAAAGAATACGATACGTGCGGTTGCATTTATGAACGAAGAAAATGGCAGGAGGGGAGGATTGAAATATTTAGAACTTGCCCAAAAAAACAAAGAGCAGCATATAGCTGCATTGGAAAGTGATGAAGGAGGATTTGCCCCACTAGGATTTTCAATGGATGCAAGTACAGAGGTTAGAAATCGTGTAAAATCGTGGCGCCCTTTGTTAGAACCTTACGGAATCTATAATTTTAATGAATCGGGAAGCGGTTCAGATATTGATCCGTTGGTAGATACAGGTGTTCCTGGCTTTTCATTGCTTCCTGAATCGCAACGCTATTTTGATTACCATCATTCACCTGAGGATTCTTTTGATAAGGTAAACAAACGCGAATTAGAATTAGGAGCAGCTGCAATGGCGGCGTTTATCTATTTAATTGATCAAAAAGGATTGAAGTGA
- a CDS encoding DNA-3-methyladenine glycosylase I, with protein MANASTNPYCNFVNNLPANEANVHRKYHHEEYGFPIHSDDELFCRLILEINQAGLSWTTILKKQENFRAAYSQFNIKKVAAYTQVDIDRLLNDAGIIRNKLKVNAAIENAKTILLLQKEFGSFQKWLQHHHPKTKEEWTKLFKKTFRFTGGEIVNEFLMSCGFLKGAHSEDCPIYKKVIHSKPSWNTK; from the coding sequence ATGGCGAATGCGTCTACGAATCCCTACTGTAATTTTGTAAATAATTTACCGGCAAACGAAGCCAATGTACACCGAAAGTACCATCATGAAGAATATGGTTTTCCAATTCATTCAGACGATGAATTATTTTGTCGTTTAATATTGGAAATTAATCAGGCAGGGCTTAGCTGGACGACTATCTTAAAAAAACAAGAAAATTTTAGGGCAGCTTATAGCCAATTTAATATTAAGAAGGTTGCAGCCTATACGCAGGTTGATATAGATCGATTGCTCAATGATGCAGGCATTATTCGCAACAAATTAAAAGTAAATGCTGCTATTGAGAACGCTAAAACCATCTTACTATTGCAAAAGGAATTCGGTTCATTTCAAAAGTGGTTACAACATCATCATCCTAAAACTAAGGAAGAATGGACGAAATTGTTTAAAAAAACATTTCGCTTTACAGGTGGAGAAATTGTAAATGAATTTTTAATGAGCTGCGGATTCTTAAAAGGCGCACATTCCGAAGATTGTCCGATTTATAAGAAAGTCATACATTCTAAACCTAGTTGGAATACAAAATAG
- a CDS encoding TIGR00730 family Rossman fold protein: protein MSNKTPKKSAEQLFLEGPRSRWQELVFTLKVFIEFVKGFRKFHFLGPCVTVFGSARFTENHAYYEMTRKVGNALAQVGFTVMTGGGPGLMEAANRGAKDAHGKSVGCNITLPTEQHANPYLDQWVTIEYFFVRKVLLSKYSYAFVVMPGGFGTLDEFFEAITLIQTHKARNFPVVIMGKEYHKNLMAHFDLMEREQTISAADKQLFLFTDNVEEAIRHIEVNAIQKYNLRTKRTYFPFRVFGESGIKN from the coding sequence ATGTCTAATAAAACACCTAAAAAATCAGCCGAACAATTATTTCTTGAAGGACCCAGATCGCGTTGGCAGGAACTTGTATTTACCTTGAAAGTATTTATTGAATTTGTAAAGGGGTTTCGAAAGTTTCATTTTTTAGGACCTTGTGTTACAGTATTTGGATCGGCTCGTTTTACTGAAAATCATGCGTATTACGAAATGACTCGCAAAGTCGGAAATGCCTTAGCACAAGTTGGTTTTACAGTGATGACAGGCGGTGGACCGGGATTAATGGAAGCAGCCAATAGGGGAGCTAAAGATGCACATGGAAAATCGGTTGGTTGCAACATCACACTTCCAACTGAACAACATGCCAATCCTTATTTGGATCAGTGGGTAACCATTGAGTATTTTTTTGTACGCAAAGTACTGTTGTCAAAATACTCCTATGCATTTGTTGTGATGCCCGGAGGCTTCGGTACACTTGACGAATTTTTTGAAGCAATAACATTGATTCAAACACATAAAGCAAGAAATTTTCCGGTGGTAATTATGGGCAAAGAATACCATAAAAATTTGATGGCACATTTTGATTTGATGGAAAGAGAACAAACAATTTCAGCTGCCGATAAGCAACTCTTTTTATTCACCGATAACGTTGAAGAAGCTATACGTCACATAGAAGTAAATGCGATTCAAAAATATAATTTACGTACCAAGAGAACCTATTTTCCATTTCGTGTTTTTGGCGAAAGTGGTATTAAAAACTAA
- a CDS encoding sterol desaturase family protein gives MFEEFKESLVILITTPVYLVLIALEMLMSSLHHKHFYTLKDTLTNVYLMSLNLVLDVLLRAVCLFVLTYFFRFHFFQLQQPFGYWFLLLIFLDIAFYFQHRVDHFSRLFWAVHVTHHSSDFFNLTTGFRSSVFQPLYRFIYFIPLSLMGFKGEDIMLMYSITQIYGILIHTQYIDKLGFLEWFMATPSHHRVHHASNVKYLDKNMGMVFIIWDKLFGTFAEEDNRDEAIQFGLTKKLDQPYHPVKIIFHEWQNIVADMKKKLPLTIKLKYLFYPPGWSHDGSSKTSKQLRAEAKKIK, from the coding sequence ATGTTTGAGGAATTTAAAGAATCGCTTGTAATTTTAATTACCACACCGGTATACCTGGTACTCATTGCTCTTGAAATGCTGATGAGCAGCTTACACCACAAGCATTTCTACACGCTAAAGGATACACTTACAAACGTGTATTTAATGAGTTTAAATTTAGTACTTGATGTACTCTTAAGAGCTGTATGCTTGTTTGTGCTCACGTATTTTTTTCGTTTTCATTTTTTTCAACTGCAACAGCCTTTTGGGTATTGGTTTCTATTGTTGATATTTTTGGATATAGCCTTTTATTTCCAACACAGAGTTGATCATTTTTCACGCCTTTTTTGGGCAGTTCATGTTACGCATCATTCATCCGATTTTTTTAATTTAACAACCGGTTTTCGTTCTTCGGTTTTTCAACCTTTGTATCGCTTTATTTATTTTATTCCGCTTTCTTTAATGGGTTTTAAAGGTGAGGATATCATGCTAATGTATTCGATTACTCAGATATATGGCATTTTAATTCATACACAATATATTGATAAATTAGGTTTTCTTGAATGGTTTATGGCAACTCCTTCACACCATCGTGTGCATCATGCCAGTAATGTTAAATACCTGGATAAGAACATGGGAATGGTTTTTATTATTTGGGATAAATTGTTTGGCACTTTTGCCGAAGAGGATAACCGTGATGAAGCAATTCAATTTGGATTAACTAAAAAGCTTGATCAACCTTACCATCCGGTTAAAATTATTTTTCATGAGTGGCAAAATATTGTGGCAGATATGAAAAAAAAGTTACCCCTTACAATAAAATTAAAATACCTCTTTTATCCTCCGGGATGGAGTCACGATGGCAGCAGCAAAACATCGAAACAGTTAAGAGCTGAGGCAAAAAAAATAAAATGA
- the recF gene encoding DNA replication and repair protein RecF (All proteins in this family for which functions are known are DNA-binding proteins that assist the filamentation of RecA onto DNA for the initiation of recombination or recombinational repair.): MQLNKLSLLGFKNYSEADFVFTKNINCFVGNNGEGKTNLLDAIHYLAFCKSFFNPNDSQNIFHGNPFFVIQGEFLSDDATKEEVYCGFKRNEKKLFKKNKKEYSRLAEHIGYIPLVMVSPADSELITEGSESRRKFMDSAIAQYNKKYLEQLLAYNKVLAHRNALLKTFAEGRYYDKETMAVWDEQLIPLGISIHKERTLFIDKFIPIFNHFYQLISGGKELVSIEYSSQLSGQQFDALLEQAVKKDLQLSYSSVGIHKDDLVFKIADFAVKKFGSQGQQKSFLIALKLAQFEFLKNITKKMPLLLLDDIYDKLDENRVQQLMQLVSSDGFGQLFITDTHDDRIARIFKKIKTEFKLFKIKNGSIEN; this comes from the coding sequence ATGCAGCTGAATAAATTGTCGTTGTTGGGTTTTAAGAATTATTCCGAAGCCGATTTTGTGTTTACCAAAAACATTAATTGTTTTGTTGGAAATAATGGTGAGGGCAAAACAAATTTGTTAGATGCCATTCATTATCTAGCTTTTTGCAAAAGTTTTTTTAACCCCAACGATAGCCAAAATATTTTTCACGGTAATCCTTTTTTTGTAATTCAGGGAGAATTTTTATCCGATGATGCTACCAAAGAAGAGGTGTACTGTGGCTTTAAGCGAAATGAAAAAAAGCTATTCAAAAAAAATAAAAAGGAATATAGTCGATTGGCCGAACATATCGGGTATATACCCTTGGTGATGGTTTCACCGGCCGATTCAGAATTAATAACTGAAGGTAGCGAAAGTCGCCGCAAATTCATGGATAGTGCGATTGCTCAATACAATAAAAAATATCTTGAGCAATTATTAGCTTACAACAAAGTTTTAGCACACCGAAATGCGCTTTTAAAAACCTTTGCTGAAGGTCGTTATTACGATAAAGAAACCATGGCAGTATGGGACGAGCAACTAATACCGCTGGGAATTTCCATACATAAGGAACGCACACTTTTTATAGATAAATTTATCCCGATATTTAATCACTTTTATCAATTAATTTCGGGAGGAAAGGAACTGGTAAGTATTGAATACAGTTCGCAATTAAGCGGTCAACAATTTGATGCATTGCTTGAACAGGCAGTGAAAAAAGATTTGCAATTAAGTTACTCTTCGGTAGGAATTCATAAGGATGATTTGGTGTTTAAAATAGCTGATTTTGCTGTAAAGAAGTTTGGTTCACAAGGGCAGCAAAAATCTTTTTTAATTGCTTTAAAATTAGCCCAATTTGAATTTTTGAAAAACATAACTAAAAAAATGCCGTTGCTTTTGCTTGATGATATTTACGATAAACTGGATGAAAACCGTGTACAACAGCTAATGCAACTAGTAAGTTCGGATGGATTTGGACAATTATTTATAACCGATACGCACGACGACAGAATAGCACGCATATTTAAAAAAATCAAAACTGAATTTAAATTGTTTAAAATTAAAAATGGGAGCATCGAAAACTAA
- the selD gene encoding selenide, water dikinase SelD, with amino-acid sequence MEKIKLTQFSRAAGCGCKIAPSVLESILKSNEDSGEIKNLLVGNREKDDATVLDLGDGTAIISTTDFFMPVVDDAVDFGRIASANAISDVYAMGGTPLLAVAILGWPIEKLDATIAAQVLQGSREICAKAGIPLAGGHSVDSLEPIFGLAVTGRVKIAHLKRNSTAKNGDVLFLTKAIGSGILATALKRDILKESDYAVLLDTMSSLNSIGQELAKLEGVHAMTDITGFGLLGHLIEMCEGSGISAELNFNAVPLIKESQVYASQFCFPDNTTRNFNAYKNKVNGMEALEFISLCDPQTSGGLLVAVDPDKVDAYFNLIREFGLPEIAIKPIGKMIAKQEKCVYVKS; translated from the coding sequence ATGGAAAAAATTAAATTAACTCAGTTTAGTAGGGCGGCAGGATGTGGCTGTAAAATAGCACCTTCGGTATTGGAGAGCATTTTGAAAAGCAACGAAGATAGCGGCGAAATAAAAAATTTATTGGTGGGCAATCGAGAAAAGGATGATGCAACAGTGTTGGATTTGGGCGATGGTACAGCAATTATAAGTACAACCGATTTTTTTATGCCGGTTGTTGATGATGCTGTTGATTTTGGGAGAATAGCCTCAGCAAATGCAATCAGCGATGTTTATGCAATGGGGGGCACACCCTTACTCGCAGTTGCAATTTTAGGATGGCCAATTGAAAAACTTGATGCAACAATTGCCGCGCAAGTATTGCAAGGAAGTCGTGAAATATGTGCAAAGGCAGGGATTCCATTAGCCGGTGGACATAGTGTTGATAGTTTAGAACCAATTTTTGGCTTGGCTGTAACCGGACGAGTGAAAATTGCTCATCTCAAAAGAAATAGTACTGCAAAAAATGGCGATGTGTTATTTTTAACCAAAGCGATTGGTAGTGGAATTTTAGCAACTGCCTTAAAGCGAGATATATTAAAGGAAAGCGACTATGCTGTTTTACTTGATACAATGAGCTCTTTAAATAGCATTGGTCAAGAATTAGCAAAGTTGGAAGGTGTGCATGCAATGACCGATATAACCGGTTTTGGATTACTTGGGCATTTAATTGAAATGTGCGAAGGAAGTGGAATCAGTGCGGAGCTTAATTTTAATGCTGTGCCGCTAATTAAAGAAAGTCAAGTTTATGCTAGCCAATTTTGTTTTCCTGACAATACAACGCGAAATTTTAATGCTTACAAGAATAAAGTAAATGGGATGGAGGCGCTTGAATTTATTTCGCTTTGTGATCCGCAAACAAGTGGTGGATTATTGGTTGCTGTTGACCCTGATAAAGTTGATGCGTATTTTAATTTAATTAGAGAATTTGGTTTACCTGAAATAGCAATTAAACCGATAGGGAAAATGATTGCGAAACAAGAAAAATGTGTGTATGTGAAGAGTTAA
- the mnmH gene encoding tRNA 2-selenouridine(34) synthase MnmH, whose product MYSTHSIHTFLESSAQSAIIDVRSEAEFNQGHIPGAKSISLLNNEERAIVGTTYKQEGNRKAVEKGFELVGAKFATYIEQAKSLAVNNKIHVYCWRGGMRSNIMAWLFSTAGFEVVLLKGGYKAFRNEAIKGTADKRNYLILGGKTGSGKTELLTYLRAKGEQVIDLEQLAHHKGSAFGGIGQESQVSNEQFENDLFMQLRACDASKTIWLENESRVIGGNKIPDALYLQMRQAKVIDLVLPIECRIERICKEYGNFSKELLEMATKKIEKKLGNLRMRQALTYLHNNELALWAEVLLGYYDDFYLYGMSKRDTSSIYTVQLNSCINEETAEIIRNIHTKEIAVDAVR is encoded by the coding sequence ATGTATTCAACTCACAGTATTCATACTTTTCTTGAAAGTAGCGCACAGTCAGCTATAATTGATGTACGCAGTGAGGCTGAGTTTAATCAAGGACATATACCGGGAGCCAAATCAATTTCATTGCTTAACAATGAAGAGCGCGCAATTGTTGGCACCACTTATAAACAAGAAGGAAATCGCAAAGCAGTTGAAAAGGGGTTTGAACTGGTAGGTGCTAAATTCGCCACCTACATTGAACAAGCAAAGTCGTTGGCTGTGAACAATAAAATTCATGTGTATTGTTGGCGAGGTGGAATGCGCAGCAATATAATGGCCTGGTTATTTTCGACTGCGGGATTTGAAGTTGTACTTTTAAAAGGAGGTTATAAAGCCTTTAGAAATGAAGCAATTAAAGGAACTGCCGATAAGCGGAACTATTTAATTCTAGGAGGAAAAACCGGTTCCGGTAAAACTGAATTGTTAACTTATTTAAGGGCCAAAGGTGAGCAAGTTATTGATTTAGAACAATTGGCACATCATAAGGGTTCTGCTTTTGGGGGTATTGGTCAAGAAAGCCAAGTGAGCAATGAACAATTCGAAAACGATTTATTTATGCAGCTTCGGGCTTGTGATGCATCAAAAACTATTTGGCTCGAAAATGAAAGTAGAGTAATTGGTGGCAACAAAATTCCGGATGCATTGTATTTGCAAATGCGTCAAGCTAAAGTTATTGATCTAGTGCTTCCAATTGAGTGTAGGATAGAAAGAATTTGTAAGGAATACGGAAATTTTTCGAAAGAATTGCTCGAAATGGCTACTAAGAAAATTGAAAAAAAATTAGGGAATTTAAGGATGCGCCAGGCATTGACATACCTGCACAACAATGAATTAGCGCTATGGGCAGAAGTTTTACTTGGCTATTACGACGATTTTTATTTGTACGGAATGAGTAAACGTGATACTTCGAGCATTTATACAGTCCAACTTAATAGCTGTATTAATGAGGAAACAGCAGAAATTATTCGAAACATACATACTAAAGAAATTGCTGTTGATGCAGTAAGGTAG
- a CDS encoding DUF721 domain-containing protein, which produces MAASNEQSLKEVINELLAAYRLDGKLHEVRLINSWESLMGISVAKHTTKIYIAKRTLFVELNSAALRHELSYAKTKLIELLNKEANHDVISEIVFL; this is translated from the coding sequence ATGGCTGCATCTAACGAACAATCGCTCAAAGAAGTAATCAATGAATTGCTTGCTGCATACCGTCTCGATGGTAAGTTACATGAAGTAAGACTCATAAACTCCTGGGAAAGTTTGATGGGAATATCAGTTGCTAAACATACCACCAAAATTTATATAGCCAAAAGGACACTTTTTGTTGAATTAAATTCAGCAGCCTTACGCCATGAATTGAGTTATGCAAAAACAAAACTCATCGAATTACTTAATAAAGAAGCCAATCATGATGTGATTTCTGAAATTGTATTTTTATAA